A window of Roseateles sp. XES5 genomic DNA:
AGCCGAAGAACGAACACTGTCGGCGAAGAATGAGCCGACAATAAGATAAGGCAAATGCACATGACGATCGGTATGCTCGGCTTCCAGACGACGATTGCGACCCCGGTGACGATTGCCGGCACGGGTGTCCATTCCGGCGCGGCCGTTTCGATCACCCTCAACCCGTCCGAAGCCGATAGCGGCATCGTCTTCCAGCGCCTGCACGACGATGGCACCGTCAGCGAATATCGCGCGGTCTCCTCGCAGGTCGGCAACACGGACCTGTGCACCGTGCTCGGTTTCTCCGCGGCAACCTCCATCGCCACGATCGAGCATGTGATGGCCGCGATCTACGCGCTCGGCCTCGACAACCTGCTGATCGAAGTGCACGGCGCCGAAATGCCGATCATGGATGGCAGCTCCGCGCCGTTCATCGACGCCATCGACCAGGTCGGCATGGTGCAGCTCGCCGTCAAGCGCCGCTACATCCGCATCGTCAAGCCGGTTCGTATCGAGGCTGGCGCTTCCTGGGCCGAGTTCACGCCCTATGACGGCACGCGATTCGAAGTCGAGATCGATTTCGACTGCCCGCTGATCGGCCGCCAGTCCTGGAAGGGCGATCTGACGCCCGCCGCCTTCCGCAACGAACTGTCGCGCGCCCGGACCTTCGGCTTCATGCGAGATGTCGAGCGGCTCTGGGCTTCCGGCCACGCGCTCGGTTCCTCGCTCGAAAACTCGGTCGTCATTTCCGACGACAACACGGTCATCAATGTCGAGGGCCTGCGTTACGCCAAGGACGAGTTCGTCCGTCACAAGACGCTGGACGCCGTGGGCGACCTTGCGCTTGCCGGCGCACCCTTCATCGGCTGCTACCGCTCCTATCGCGGTGGCCACAAGATGAATGCCTATGCGCTGAAGGCGCTGCTCAGCGACCGCACCGCCTATGAGGTGGTCGAATCCTCTTCGCCGCGCGCGCGCGCCGGCCAGCGCGAACTGATCACCGTCAACGCTCCCGAATTTGCTCCCTGGTCTCTCTGAGGCCGGGGCAGCGACGGTCGCTCTCCCGACATGTATGCCATAAAAATGCGTTAATGCACCGCCATGGCGTTGCGGTCTCGACGTATTTGGAGATACAACGCGGGGCGCATATGCGGCCCTGCTGCATAGAGTGCCGTTGAACTGGGATTGTCACATGGTTGTTGCAGGGTCTGTTGGTGTGAAGAAGACGGCGCGCATTGTCTATCTTACGCTTTTCGCTACGGCGTCTTCGATTGGTCTGTCCGCGTGCCAGTCGGATCCGGATATCGACATCACGAAGCTGACCGGCGAAACCGAATCCCCCGATACGCTCTACAATCAGGGCCTTGCCAACCTCAGCGCCGGCAAGGCGACCGAGGCGAGCCGCAAGTTCGAGGCGGTGGACAGGCAGAACCCGTTCTCCGAGCAGGCGCGCAAGTCGCTCATCATGCTGGCCTTCACGAATTATCGCCAGGGCCGTACCGAAGAAGCCATCGCCGCCGGCAAGCGCTACCTCGTGCTCTATCCGGGCTCGGCGGATGCGCCTTACGCGCAGTACATCGTCGGCCTCGGCTACTGGAAGCAGATCCCGAGCGTGACGCAGGATCAGCGCGCCTCGCAGCAGACGATCGAGGCCATGCAGGCGGTCGTCGATAACTATCCGGATTCGGAATATGTCGAGGACGCGCACGCCAAGATCCGCTTTGCCCGCGACCAGCTCGCCGGCAAGGAAATGCAGGTCGGCCGCTACTATCTCGAGCGCAAGGAATACATTGCCGCGGCAAGCCGCTTCCGCATCGTCGTCGAGAAGTATCCGATGACCAACCAGATCGAGGAAGCGCTCGCGCGCCTCGTCGAGACCTATTACGCCATGGGCGTCGACAGCGAGGCGCAGACTGCTGCTGCCGTGCTGGGTCATAACTATCCGGACAGCCAGTGGTATGCCGACAGCTACAAGCTGCTTCAGACGAAGGGCCTGGAGCCGCGTGAAAACTCCGGTTCCTGGATCGCACGCGCCGGCAAGAGGCTGATCGGCGCCTGATAGCAGGCGCTTTCGGCCCACGCCTGCGTTCGGAATCGCTGAAAACGAAGAGACCTGACACGATATGCTGGCGCAGCTATCGATCCGCGATATCGTCCTGATCGAACGGCTCGATCTTGCCTTCGAGCCGGGCCTTTCCGTGCTGACCGGCGAAACGGGCGCCGGCAAGTCCATTCTTCTCGACAGTCTTTCCCTGGCGCTCGGCGGCCGCGGTGACGGTTCGCTGGTCCGCCATGGCACCGAGCGCGGCCAGGTGACGGCTGTCTTCGATGTGCCCGTCCAGCATGCGGCACGTCTGCTCTTGCGCGACAACGGCATCGACGACGATGGTGACCTCATCTTCCGCCGCCAGCAATCGGCCGACGGGCGTACCAAGGCCTATGTCAACGACCAGCCGGTTTCCGTGCAGCTGATGCGGCAGGCCGGCCAGCTTCTCGTCGAGATCCACGGCCAGCACGACGATCGCGCGCTGGTCGATACGGATGCGCACCGCCTGCTGCTGGACGCCTTCGGCGGCCTTGGCGAAACGGCCGCTACGGTGGCCACGCTCTATCACCAGTGGCGGGAGGCCGAGCGCACGCTGCGGCGCCACCGTGAAAAGGTGGAGGCCGCCGCCCGCGAAGCCGATTATCTGCGCTCTTCCGTCGAGGAACTGGAAACACTCTCGCCGAAGGATGGCGAGGAGGAGGCGCTGGCCGAGGTGCGCGCGCGCATGATGAAGGCCGAGCGCATTGCCGGCGACATCAACGAGGCGAGCGAATTCTTGAACGGCAATGCCTCGCCCGTGCCGCTGATCGCCGCGCTCATGCGCCGTCTGGAGCGCAAGAGCCACGAGGCGCCGGGCCTGCTGGAAGAAACCGTCGAGATGCTCGATCAAGCGCTGAACCAGCTTTCCGATGCGCAGATGGCCGTCGAGACGGCGCTGCGCAAGACGGAATACGACCCGAAGGAGCTGGAGCGTACGGAAGAACGGCTCTTTGCGCTGCGCGCTGCCGCCCGCAAATATTCCGTGCCCGTCACGGGCCTTCCGGCGCTTGCCGCCAAGATGATCGCCGATCTTGCCGATCTCGATGCCGGCGAGGAGAAGCTGGTGCAACTGCAGAACCGGCTTGCCGAAACGCGCGGCGCTTTCGAAGTCGCTGCCCGCTCGCTTTCCGAAAGGCGCCACCATGTCGCGGACGCTCTGGCAGCCGCCGTGATGGCCGAACTGCCGGCGCTGAAGCTGGAGCGTGCGCGCTTCACGGTGGAGATCACCACCGACCCGGATGGCGGGGCGGAGGAGGGGATCGACACGGTCGAGTTCCACGTCCAGACCAATCCCGGAACCCGTCCCGGCCCCATCATGAAGGTCGCTTCGGGCGGCGAACTGTCGCGTTTCCTGCTGGCGCTGAAGGTTGCGCTCGCCGACCGCGGCTCGGCCCCCACGCTCGTCTTCGACGAAATCGACACTGGCGTCGGCGGTGCCGTGGCCGATGCCATCGGCCAGCGGCTGAAGCGGCTGTCGTACACCGTACAGGTGCTCTCCGTCACCCACGCCCCGCAGGTGGCGGCCCGTGCGGCGACCCATCTTCTCATCTCCAAGGGACCGGTCGAAGGCAGCGAGACGGTTGCCACCCGTGTCGCCCGCATGGACGACGATGCCCGCACCGAAGAGATCGCCCGCATGCTGGCCGGCGCATCGGTGACGGATGAGGCGCGGGCGGCGGCGGCGCGGCTGTTGTCGGGCGGAGTTTAGGCTTCCCGCTTGTCTCCCCTCATCCCGTCTGCGCAGTGACACGCGGGCAGCGGAATGAGGGGCGGTCTCACGGCTCTCCCACTTTCCTTTCGCCCGCTTTGCTCTAAAACGACTCCGAATCCCGGAGCACGTCATGGCGAACGCAAAAATCCCCGTCGAGAACCTGACCGAAGAAGAGGCCGCTGCCGAGCTTGCCTATCTGGCGGCCGAGATCGCCCGCAATGACGAACTCTATCACGGCCACGACGCGCCGGAGATTTCGGATGCGGACTACGATGCGCTGAAGCGGCGCAATGAGGAGATCGAGGGGCGGTTCCCGGCGCTGGTGCGCGACGACAGTCCGTCGCGCCGGGTGGGCGCCGCGCCGCTCGCCACCTTCGCGCCGATTGCCCATTCCCGGCCGATGCTCTCGCTCGACAACACGTTCTCCGACGAGGACGTGCGGGATTTCGTCGCCTCGGTCTACCGGTTCCTCGGCCGTCTGCCGGACGATTCGATCGCCTTTACCGCCGAGCCGAAGTTCGACGGCCTGGCCATCAATCTGCGCTATGAGCGCGGCCTGCTGGTGCAGGCCGCCACGCGCGGCGACGGCGCCACCGGCGAGGACGTGACCGCGAACGTGTTGACCATCGCGGAAATCCCGAGCCGCCTGCCGGCCGGCGCCCCCGCCGTCGTGGAGGTGCGCGGCGAGGTCTACATGGCCAAGAGCGACTTCCTGGCGCTCAACGAGAAGATGGCGGCGGAGGGCAAGCAGACCTATGTCAACCCGCGCAACACGGCGGCCGGCTCGCTGCGACAGCTCGACGCCTCCGTGACGGCGAGCCGCAAGCTGCGCTTCTTCGCCTATGCCTGGGGCGAGATGTCGGCCATGCCGGCCGATACGCAGTTCGGCATGATCGAAGTGCTGAAATCCTGGGGTTTCCCGGTCAATCCGATGACGCAGCGGCTCTCCCGCGTCGAGGATATCATCGCGCACTACCGCGAGATCGGCCTTGCCCGGCCGGACCTCGACTATGATATCGACGGCGTCGTCTACAAGGTGGATGAACTTGCCCTGCAGGAGCGCCTCGGCTTCCGCTCCCGCTCGCCGCGCTGGGCGACGGCGCACAAGTTCCCGGCCGAGCAGGCCTTCACGACCGTGGAGAAGATCGACATCCAGGTCGGGCGCACCGGCGCGCTGACGCCCGTCGCACGCTTGACGCCCGTCACGGTCGGCGGCGTCGTCGTCACCAATGCGACCCTCCACAATGCCGACTATGTCGAGGGCATCGGCAACAACGGCGAGCGCATCCGCGAAAAGGGGCACGATATTCGCATCGGCGACACCGTCATCGTGCAGCGGGCGGGGGACGTCATTCCGCAGGTGCTCGACGTGGTGATGGAAAAGCGCCCGGCGCAATCGGTCTCCTACGAGTTCCCGAAAACCTGCCCGGTTTGCGGCAGTCATGCCGTGCGCGAGCGCAACGAGAAAACGGGCCGGCTCGATTCGGTCACGCGCTGCACCGGCGGCTTCGTCTGCCGCGCGCAGGCGGTGGAGCATCTGAAACATTTCGTCTCGCGCAATGCCTTCGATATCGAAGGGCTCGGCTCCAAGCAGATCGATTTCTTCTTCGAGGCGGAAGACCCCTCGTTGTCGATCCGCACGGCGCCCGACATCTTCACGCTGGAAAAGCGGCAGGCGGCATCGTTGACGAAGCTCGAGAATATAGACGGCTTCGGCAAGGTGAGCGTGCGCAAGCTCTATGACGCCATCGATGCGCGCCGCTCGATCGCGCTCAACCGGTTCATCTACGCGCTTGGCATCCGCCATGTCGGTGAAACGAATGCGAAGCTCCTGGCGCGGGCCTATGGCACCTACGCGGCCTTCGAGGAGGGCATGAAGGCCTCCGCCCCGCTCTCCGGCGAGGCCTGGAGCGAACTCAACAGCATCGACGGCATCGGCGAGGTCGTGGCCCGGGCGATGGTGGAGTTCTACAAGGAGCCGCGCAAT
This region includes:
- the lpxC gene encoding UDP-3-O-acyl-N-acetylglucosamine deacetylase — protein: MTIGMLGFQTTIATPVTIAGTGVHSGAAVSITLNPSEADSGIVFQRLHDDGTVSEYRAVSSQVGNTDLCTVLGFSAATSIATIEHVMAAIYALGLDNLLIEVHGAEMPIMDGSSAPFIDAIDQVGMVQLAVKRRYIRIVKPVRIEAGASWAEFTPYDGTRFEVEIDFDCPLIGRQSWKGDLTPAAFRNELSRARTFGFMRDVERLWASGHALGSSLENSVVISDDNTVINVEGLRYAKDEFVRHKTLDAVGDLALAGAPFIGCYRSYRGGHKMNAYALKALLSDRTAYEVVESSSPRARAGQRELITVNAPEFAPWSL
- a CDS encoding outer membrane protein assembly factor BamD, with product MVVAGSVGVKKTARIVYLTLFATASSIGLSACQSDPDIDITKLTGETESPDTLYNQGLANLSAGKATEASRKFEAVDRQNPFSEQARKSLIMLAFTNYRQGRTEEAIAAGKRYLVLYPGSADAPYAQYIVGLGYWKQIPSVTQDQRASQQTIEAMQAVVDNYPDSEYVEDAHAKIRFARDQLAGKEMQVGRYYLERKEYIAAASRFRIVVEKYPMTNQIEEALARLVETYYAMGVDSEAQTAAAVLGHNYPDSQWYADSYKLLQTKGLEPRENSGSWIARAGKRLIGA
- the recN gene encoding DNA repair protein RecN, which produces MLAQLSIRDIVLIERLDLAFEPGLSVLTGETGAGKSILLDSLSLALGGRGDGSLVRHGTERGQVTAVFDVPVQHAARLLLRDNGIDDDGDLIFRRQQSADGRTKAYVNDQPVSVQLMRQAGQLLVEIHGQHDDRALVDTDAHRLLLDAFGGLGETAATVATLYHQWREAERTLRRHREKVEAAAREADYLRSSVEELETLSPKDGEEEALAEVRARMMKAERIAGDINEASEFLNGNASPVPLIAALMRRLERKSHEAPGLLEETVEMLDQALNQLSDAQMAVETALRKTEYDPKELERTEERLFALRAAARKYSVPVTGLPALAAKMIADLADLDAGEEKLVQLQNRLAETRGAFEVAARSLSERRHHVADALAAAVMAELPALKLERARFTVEITTDPDGGAEEGIDTVEFHVQTNPGTRPGPIMKVASGGELSRFLLALKVALADRGSAPTLVFDEIDTGVGGAVADAIGQRLKRLSYTVQVLSVTHAPQVAARAATHLLISKGPVEGSETVATRVARMDDDARTEEIARMLAGASVTDEARAAAARLLSGGV
- the ligA gene encoding NAD-dependent DNA ligase LigA, producing MANAKIPVENLTEEEAAAELAYLAAEIARNDELYHGHDAPEISDADYDALKRRNEEIEGRFPALVRDDSPSRRVGAAPLATFAPIAHSRPMLSLDNTFSDEDVRDFVASVYRFLGRLPDDSIAFTAEPKFDGLAINLRYERGLLVQAATRGDGATGEDVTANVLTIAEIPSRLPAGAPAVVEVRGEVYMAKSDFLALNEKMAAEGKQTYVNPRNTAAGSLRQLDASVTASRKLRFFAYAWGEMSAMPADTQFGMIEVLKSWGFPVNPMTQRLSRVEDIIAHYREIGLARPDLDYDIDGVVYKVDELALQERLGFRSRSPRWATAHKFPAEQAFTTVEKIDIQVGRTGALTPVARLTPVTVGGVVVTNATLHNADYVEGIGNNGERIREKGHDIRIGDTVIVQRAGDVIPQVLDVVMEKRPAQSVSYEFPKTCPVCGSHAVRERNEKTGRLDSVTRCTGGFVCRAQAVEHLKHFVSRNAFDIEGLGSKQIDFFFEAEDPSLSIRTAPDIFTLEKRQAASLTKLENIDGFGKVSVRKLYDAIDARRSIALNRFIYALGIRHVGETNAKLLARAYGTYAAFEEGMKASAPLSGEAWSELNSIDGIGEVVARAMVEFYKEPRNVDVIDRLLQEVTPEAAEAVVVTSSPVAGKTVVFTGSLEKMTRDEAKAMAERLGAKVAGSVSKKTDLVVAGPGAGSKLDKAKEFNVEVIDEDGWFERIKGA